From one Paenibacillus terrae HPL-003 genomic stretch:
- a CDS encoding potassium channel family protein, translating into MAKKQYAVIGMGRFGSSVATALSEMGFDVLAIDSDEQRTQEMSNIVTHAVSADSTDEEALRALGIRNFDVIVVAIGEDIQASILTTLILKDMGVPALIVKAQNELHGKVLQKIGADKVVYPERDMGLRVAHHLTSPNILDYIELSKDYSILEMKAADSMIGKNLKELDIRARFGCNVMAIRRDQEMNISPYAEDRLETGDVLVIVGHKDDLTKLELAFAV; encoded by the coding sequence ATGGCTAAGAAGCAGTATGCGGTAATTGGTATGGGTCGTTTCGGCTCCAGTGTTGCCACTGCATTGAGCGAAATGGGCTTTGATGTGCTGGCGATTGATTCGGACGAACAGCGCACACAGGAAATGTCGAATATTGTGACACATGCGGTATCTGCCGATTCGACGGATGAGGAAGCGTTGCGAGCGCTTGGTATCCGCAATTTTGATGTCATCGTAGTGGCGATTGGCGAAGATATACAGGCAAGTATATTGACGACATTAATCCTCAAGGATATGGGGGTGCCAGCTCTGATCGTAAAAGCGCAAAATGAATTGCACGGGAAAGTGCTGCAAAAGATAGGCGCGGATAAGGTGGTTTATCCTGAGCGGGACATGGGGCTACGAGTAGCCCATCATTTGACGTCCCCGAATATTCTGGATTATATTGAGCTGTCCAAGGATTATAGTATTCTGGAGATGAAAGCGGCGGACTCCATGATAGGAAAAAATCTGAAGGAACTTGATATACGAGCTCGTTTTGGCTGTAACGTGATGGCGATTCGCCGAGATCAGGAAATGAATATCTCCCCTTATGCTGAAGATCGGCTGGAGACGGGGGATGTGCTTGTTATTGTAGGCCATAAGGATGATTTAACCAAGCTGGAGCTGGCTTTTGCAGTGTAA
- a CDS encoding DMT family transporter, giving the protein MAILLMLFAILAGIALPTQFSVNAQLRTVVGSPIIASAISFMVGAVALIIVSLFGKGIYIKKEWFEAPWWIWTGGLLGASYVLATTILMPRIGASATVGYILAGQVVASILIDHFGLIGAHTHALSFPRLLGALLVIGGIILVQKF; this is encoded by the coding sequence ATGGCTATTTTATTAATGTTATTTGCAATATTGGCAGGGATAGCTCTCCCCACCCAATTTAGCGTTAATGCACAATTAAGAACTGTAGTGGGCTCGCCAATTATAGCTTCTGCCATTTCATTTATGGTTGGAGCCGTGGCTTTAATCATAGTATCGTTATTTGGAAAAGGAATTTATATTAAAAAAGAATGGTTTGAAGCACCTTGGTGGATATGGACTGGGGGATTGTTGGGCGCTTCCTATGTGCTGGCAACCACTATACTTATGCCTAGAATAGGCGCGTCTGCCACAGTTGGATATATTCTGGCAGGGCAAGTAGTGGCCTCCATATTAATTGATCACTTTGGCTTAATTGGTGCACATACGCATGCTCTGAGCTTTCCTCGATTATTAGGAGCGCTTTTGGTGATTGGAGGAATCATTTTGGTTCAAAAATTTTGA
- a CDS encoding CoA transferase translates to MGKTGAFSELMAIRSGDKLDQNEVNFSGEDPLFKSPFRIGETLADALAARAVAANDLWQLRAGRRQTISIDVSAAAATCLGGEDMTLTRDEDGQYRPAPISEDVEHMVALTQPWQTADHRWFVPHFNLPHLERRVLDVLKCENTPESVAQAVRRWKADDLEEALAAVNACGGVVRTPEEWLVHPHGAYLASRPVVEITKIADSAPELLPPGTQPLSGVRVLDLTRILAGPTAGIGMAEHGADVLMVTAPHLPQVPPFVRDTSHGKRSCFLDFNLADEAAQLRDLVREADVFIEGYRPHRLEAHGFGADDLVKLRPGLVYVSVNCYGSGGPFASRAGWDQVAQAVTGVSFTQGIADKAGQPKLTPVYLCDFLTGFLASFGAMIALARRAREGGSYRVQVSLCQSAMLLQRQGLLENFEHAPGRLSDAEFESYAVCDNNTIYGDLKSLGPVIRMSETPPRWSNTTPELGSDKAEWLPR, encoded by the coding sequence TTGGGAAAGACAGGTGCATTCTCGGAACTGATGGCAATTCGTTCTGGTGATAAGCTTGACCAAAACGAGGTTAACTTTTCTGGCGAAGATCCGTTGTTTAAATCCCCCTTTCGTATCGGTGAGACGCTGGCTGATGCATTAGCGGCAAGAGCAGTTGCCGCTAATGATCTGTGGCAACTGCGCGCTGGCCGACGACAAACCATCAGTATTGATGTGAGTGCTGCTGCCGCAACATGTCTGGGCGGTGAAGACATGACGCTCACACGTGATGAGGATGGACAGTATCGGCCTGCCCCGATCTCGGAAGATGTGGAACATATGGTGGCATTAACCCAGCCTTGGCAGACTGCAGATCATCGCTGGTTTGTGCCGCACTTCAATCTCCCGCATCTTGAACGTCGGGTCTTGGACGTGTTGAAATGTGAAAATACGCCGGAGTCCGTTGCTCAGGCCGTACGTCGTTGGAAGGCAGACGACCTTGAAGAGGCTTTGGCAGCCGTAAACGCATGTGGCGGGGTTGTTCGTACGCCGGAAGAATGGCTGGTACATCCTCATGGGGCCTACTTGGCATCGCGTCCCGTAGTAGAGATTACAAAAATTGCTGACAGCGCCCCAGAACTGCTTCCCCCTGGAACTCAGCCATTATCCGGAGTGAGAGTATTGGATTTAACCCGCATTTTGGCTGGTCCGACGGCGGGAATTGGGATGGCTGAGCATGGTGCGGATGTTCTAATGGTCACCGCTCCTCATCTACCTCAGGTGCCTCCTTTCGTCCGCGACACCAGCCACGGCAAACGTAGTTGCTTCCTTGATTTTAATCTTGCTGATGAAGCGGCCCAACTTAGAGATTTAGTACGGGAAGCTGATGTGTTCATTGAGGGATATCGTCCACACCGTCTCGAAGCTCATGGCTTTGGAGCCGATGATCTAGTAAAACTGCGTCCGGGATTGGTATACGTAAGCGTGAACTGTTATGGTTCTGGCGGACCATTTGCTTCGCGAGCTGGTTGGGATCAGGTCGCTCAGGCGGTGACTGGAGTAAGTTTTACGCAGGGGATTGCGGATAAGGCCGGTCAACCTAAGTTGACACCGGTATACTTGTGTGACTTCCTTACTGGATTTCTCGCAAGTTTTGGAGCCATGATTGCGTTGGCACGTCGTGCCCGTGAGGGAGGAAGCTATCGAGTACAGGTTTCGCTGTGCCAATCCGCTATGCTCCTTCAAAGACAGGGATTGCTGGAGAACTTTGAACACGCCCCAGGCCGGCTGTCCGATGCAGAGTTTGAATCTTATGCAGTATGTGACAATAATACAATCTACGGCGATCTGAAGAGTTTAGGCCCGGTAATCCGGATGTCGGAAACTCCTCCGCGGTGGTCTAATACAACGCCCGAACTTGGCAGCGACAAGGCTGAATGGTTGCCACGATAA
- a CDS encoding peptide chain release factor 3 has protein sequence MSKTLDILQQEVDKRRTFAIISHPDAGKTTLTEKLLLFGGAIRLAGSVKARKASKHATSDWMEIEKQRGISVTSSVMQFDYNGHRINILDTPGHQDFSEDTYRTLTAADSAVMLIDVAKGVEAQTIKLFQVCAKRGIPIFTFINKLDREGRSPFDLMEELEQVLGIRSVPMNWPIGTGRELCGVYDRVKNQVELFQGDDHSTIKVQKVEDYNDPIIREMAGEYLHDQLCQDLELLDVAGDPFDMEKVQRGELTPVFFGSAINNFGVQTFLENFLQLAPKPEPRRSTAGEIEPTNEKFTGYVFKIQANMNPAHRDRIAFLRIVSGKFQRGMSVKHVRMGKEIKLSQPQQFLAQDRDIVEEAFPGDIIGLFDPGIFRIGDSLSQGGEVVFDELPTFSPEIFAKVTVKNALKHKQYLKGIDQLTEEGMIQVFRTVSFDDTLLGVVGQLQFEVFEYRMKGEYGVDVQLQRMPFQFARWIVDDQIDPSKFRINSTLVKDKKGNYVALFENEYAMRTAIEKNPTAKFLEMAP, from the coding sequence ATGAGTAAAACACTGGATATACTTCAACAGGAAGTCGACAAACGGCGCACGTTTGCGATTATTTCTCACCCGGATGCGGGAAAAACGACACTGACGGAGAAGCTGCTGCTGTTCGGGGGCGCGATTCGTCTTGCCGGTTCAGTTAAAGCGCGTAAGGCAAGCAAGCACGCCACGAGTGACTGGATGGAGATTGAAAAGCAGCGGGGGATTTCGGTCACATCCTCAGTTATGCAATTTGATTATAATGGGCATCGCATTAACATTCTGGACACCCCAGGTCACCAGGATTTTAGTGAAGACACTTATCGTACATTAACAGCAGCGGATAGTGCAGTCATGTTGATTGATGTAGCGAAGGGTGTGGAAGCGCAGACGATTAAGCTGTTTCAGGTTTGTGCCAAGCGTGGAATTCCGATTTTCACCTTCATTAATAAGCTGGACCGTGAGGGACGCAGTCCTTTTGATCTGATGGAGGAGCTGGAGCAGGTACTCGGCATCCGTTCGGTGCCTATGAACTGGCCAATTGGTACAGGACGTGAGTTGTGCGGTGTCTATGACCGTGTCAAAAATCAGGTCGAGCTGTTTCAGGGAGACGACCATTCCACGATCAAGGTACAAAAAGTGGAGGATTACAATGATCCAATCATTCGCGAAATGGCGGGTGAATATTTGCATGACCAATTGTGTCAGGATCTGGAGTTACTCGATGTTGCGGGTGATCCTTTTGACATGGAGAAAGTACAGCGCGGGGAATTAACGCCTGTATTCTTCGGTAGTGCGATTAATAACTTTGGAGTTCAAACGTTCTTGGAAAACTTTCTTCAGCTTGCTCCCAAGCCGGAGCCGCGTCGCAGTACTGCGGGGGAAATCGAACCGACGAACGAGAAATTTACCGGCTACGTATTTAAAATTCAAGCAAATATGAACCCGGCTCACCGTGACCGCATCGCATTCCTGCGTATTGTGTCTGGTAAGTTCCAACGGGGGATGAGTGTTAAGCATGTACGGATGGGCAAGGAGATTAAGTTGTCCCAACCACAGCAGTTTCTCGCGCAGGACCGCGATATTGTCGAGGAAGCTTTCCCGGGCGATATTATCGGCTTGTTTGATCCGGGTATTTTCCGTATTGGGGATTCACTTAGTCAAGGTGGAGAGGTTGTATTTGATGAGTTGCCGACCTTCTCGCCTGAGATTTTTGCCAAGGTAACGGTGAAAAATGCCTTGAAGCACAAGCAGTATCTGAAGGGTATTGACCAGCTGACCGAGGAAGGTATGATTCAGGTGTTCCGTACGGTAAGCTTTGACGATACGCTGCTGGGCGTTGTCGGTCAACTGCAATTTGAAGTATTTGAGTACCGCATGAAGGGTGAATATGGAGTTGATGTACAGCTTCAGCGTATGCCATTCCAATTTGCACGCTGGATTGTGGATGATCAAATTGATCCAAGCAAATTCCGTATTAACTCTACGTTGGTGAAGGATAAGAAGGGCAATTATGTCGCCTTGTTCGAAAATGAGTATGCGATGCGGACCGCTATAGAGAAAAATCCTACAGCCAAGTTTTTGGAGATGGCTCCATAA
- a CDS encoding TetR/AcrR family transcriptional regulator, translated as MVRYKKSEEKQKLVLYAAFQAVSELGFDSVTLQVIADYAKVSKGVVHYYFESKEAVLIELLKWLTAKIYKKECVAIELEKSAVKKLHAYISSVFVSPEKNRTFYRVYLDFLAKASRNPIYREINQQFYDNCNAIGKEIIQLGQKEGIFVINLSAEQTAPKIRAVIDGYLIQWLMIDRDDLHEFYREACLQTVMSMLNNSDSFEPKK; from the coding sequence ATGGTTCGCTATAAAAAATCTGAAGAAAAACAAAAACTGGTCCTTTATGCTGCCTTTCAAGCGGTTTCTGAGCTTGGATTTGATTCCGTAACGCTTCAGGTTATCGCTGATTATGCAAAGGTGAGTAAAGGAGTTGTTCATTATTATTTCGAGAGTAAAGAAGCAGTTCTTATTGAACTGTTGAAATGGCTAACAGCGAAAATCTATAAAAAGGAATGTGTTGCTATAGAGCTTGAAAAATCCGCCGTCAAGAAGCTTCATGCATATATCAGCTCTGTATTTGTTTCTCCAGAGAAGAATCGCACATTTTATCGGGTATATTTGGACTTTCTGGCCAAAGCAAGCCGAAATCCGATTTACCGTGAAATCAATCAACAGTTTTATGATAATTGCAACGCTATTGGGAAGGAAATTATCCAGTTGGGCCAAAAAGAAGGGATTTTTGTTATAAATCTTTCTGCTGAGCAGACAGCTCCGAAGATTCGCGCTGTTATTGACGGCTACCTGATCCAATGGCTAATGATAGATCGGGATGATCTTCATGAGTTCTATCGGGAAGCATGTCTGCAGACAGTCATGAGCATGCTGAACAATTCCGACTCATTCGAACCAAAGAAGTAA
- a CDS encoding zinc-binding dehydrogenase, protein MIRTIIIDPHAPSLLAFKEVDAPQPKPWEALVQVKAVSLNRGEVSDAKNQEISSRPGWDFAGIVIEPAENGAGPQKGARVVGLLPMGAWSEQVAAPVSLLAEIPDKLTFTEAATLPVAGLTALYALRKGGMLLGKRIFITGSSGGVGLFAHQLAVQSGAYVVGTASTEEKAELVREVGSDEVIIGYSAISSASKFGPYDLIIDSVGGNALAALLPQLAPQGICVAVGFSSSNTAMIDMKNMVTSGGRTLYSFFLGEELTRQSAADDLSLLARLVTDERLIPRIQVEAPWTEIDTVARNLMERKFSGKAVLHLD, encoded by the coding sequence ATGATTCGTACTATTATTATTGATCCGCATGCCCCGTCTCTTTTGGCCTTCAAGGAAGTTGACGCCCCTCAGCCTAAGCCATGGGAAGCGCTTGTGCAAGTGAAGGCCGTCTCACTCAACCGCGGTGAAGTGAGTGACGCTAAAAATCAGGAAATATCTAGCCGTCCTGGCTGGGATTTCGCCGGGATTGTCATCGAGCCGGCAGAGAACGGCGCAGGACCGCAAAAAGGGGCCAGGGTTGTTGGTTTGCTCCCGATGGGAGCCTGGAGCGAGCAAGTGGCTGCTCCCGTATCGTTGTTGGCCGAAATCCCAGACAAACTCACTTTTACGGAGGCGGCTACCCTCCCCGTAGCAGGGCTCACGGCTCTTTATGCACTTCGAAAAGGCGGCATGCTGCTTGGCAAACGGATTTTCATTACAGGCTCTAGCGGTGGAGTTGGGTTATTCGCCCATCAGCTTGCAGTCCAATCCGGCGCATACGTTGTAGGTACGGCAAGCACGGAAGAGAAGGCTGAGCTTGTTCGGGAGGTCGGATCCGACGAAGTGATCATTGGATATTCCGCAATTTCATCAGCCAGCAAATTTGGGCCGTACGATCTGATCATCGATTCAGTAGGCGGCAATGCACTGGCGGCGTTGCTGCCGCAGCTAGCGCCCCAAGGGATTTGCGTTGCGGTAGGATTTTCCTCTTCAAATACCGCAATGATCGATATGAAGAATATGGTGACCAGCGGAGGAAGAACCTTGTACAGCTTCTTTTTAGGTGAGGAACTCACTCGTCAATCAGCCGCGGACGATCTGAGTTTGTTGGCCCGGCTGGTCACAGATGAGCGGTTAATCCCACGAATCCAAGTGGAGGCGCCTTGGACCGAAATTGACACCGTTGCCCGTAATCTTATGGAACGGAAATTCTCGGGCAAAGCCGTGCTTCACTTAGATTGA
- a CDS encoding TrmH family RNA methyltransferase — MEIISPNNARVKEWAQLLEKKHRTRQHKYIVEGIHLVQEALRSNAVVESVAYDLDKGIPAELNDLDQADRPVEWVPVSAAVIAKCTDTKTPQSVFAIVRKEERGAFPALLEQPDALVMVLDGVQDPGNVGTIIRSADAAGAAGVILGHGCADLYNPKTIRSTMGSLFHLPVIEGSLEELLPQAKSKGARLISTSLDASLSCYAVDLRVSAWLVIGNEGQGISASTARMVDESVFIPMQGQAESLNAAMASTVLLFEAMRQRS, encoded by the coding sequence ATGGAAATCATTTCACCGAACAATGCACGTGTAAAGGAATGGGCACAACTGCTGGAAAAAAAGCATCGCACCCGGCAGCATAAATATATCGTCGAGGGCATTCATCTGGTGCAGGAAGCGCTGCGTTCGAACGCGGTTGTCGAAAGCGTTGCCTATGATTTGGACAAGGGCATTCCTGCCGAGCTGAATGACCTGGACCAAGCAGACCGGCCGGTGGAATGGGTTCCCGTGTCGGCGGCAGTCATTGCCAAATGCACCGATACGAAGACACCGCAGTCCGTCTTTGCTATCGTGCGCAAGGAGGAGCGCGGCGCATTCCCGGCGTTGCTGGAGCAGCCGGATGCGCTGGTGATGGTGCTGGACGGGGTACAGGATCCCGGCAATGTAGGCACCATCATCCGTAGTGCGGACGCCGCAGGAGCCGCAGGCGTCATTCTGGGTCATGGCTGCGCCGACCTGTACAACCCGAAGACGATCCGCTCTACGATGGGATCGCTTTTTCACCTGCCCGTGATTGAGGGCAGTCTGGAGGAGCTTTTGCCACAGGCTAAAAGCAAAGGTGCCCGACTGATCAGCACCTCGCTGGACGCAAGCCTGTCGTGCTATGCGGTTGATTTGCGTGTTTCCGCTTGGCTCGTCATTGGCAACGAGGGGCAGGGTATTTCTGCATCCACCGCACGTATGGTGGATGAATCAGTGTTCATTCCGATGCAGGGGCAGGCGGAATCGCTGAACGCAGCGATGGCCTCCACGGTGCTGCTTTTTGAGGCGATGAGACAGCGAAGCTAG
- a CDS encoding helix-turn-helix domain-containing protein, translating into MVQLYENGKSRADLVEEYGLTASALDRWIKRK; encoded by the coding sequence ATGGTGCAATTATACGAGAACGGAAAGTCCAGAGCAGATTTGGTGGAAGAATATGGCCTCACAGCCTCGGCTCTAGATCGCTGGATTAAGCGTAAGTAA
- a CDS encoding small acid-soluble spore protein SspI — MPITLDLRQAIVHKVHGKSEADLTDMIIGSVDGPEAALPGLGVILEVAWKHMSQAQQQEFVHLAHEQLDKIKPVPLT; from the coding sequence ATGCCCATTACACTGGATTTACGACAAGCCATCGTTCACAAGGTTCACGGCAAATCAGAAGCTGATCTTACCGATATGATTATAGGGTCAGTGGATGGACCAGAGGCCGCTTTGCCCGGATTGGGTGTCATTCTTGAGGTGGCATGGAAGCACATGAGCCAGGCCCAACAACAAGAGTTTGTCCATCTGGCACATGAGCAGCTTGATAAAATTAAGCCCGTCCCGCTAACCTAA